The nucleotide sequence GAGTTAGTAGAGGCACATTTATCAAGTATTTCAAAATCGGTATCAGATTTCTCACTTGCGTCTGAGGAAGCGGGTTCTAGGGACTAAAGCCAATATTCTTGAAGCACGCGCATGCCTCAgacaaatgaaaaacaaaaaaaaacacaagaAAACACCCATAACCGCAAAACAACCTAAATTTGACTATGTCCGCCACAGCGGACAAAGTTGTTTTATGAATATCAGTGAGTAATTGACAATGTCCGCTGTGCCGGACAAAGAGATCGAGCGAGTAAAAAAACACCAAAACATGTataaaatgttatgaatttcagctAAACATTATCATACACGTATTATTGTTAAACGGATTGCAAAAACAATGAGCTTTTAACAGCAAAacactgaaaaaataaataatttaccttaTCGAAAACAGATGACTGTCTCTTCGCTGACATTTTGTTCGCGACTGACAGATACTTATTTGCGAACGTCAAAGTTCACTTTCTACAAACTTTTTCAGAGGTTATAAGACAAAAATAttgtagaataaaataaaaataacatttacaacACCCCCTACTTGGTTTCTAAAGTTAGTGTCCGCCCTACCGGACAAATTCAAATTAAGGGTTAAgatctctcgacgtaaataaaaatgagcgaggttgctcggctcgaaatgtagtgatttgagtccggttctctttgggtaatctcctatcccagtgggatgagggataacatgagggtttagagcgatgccctaagacctctcgacgtaaataaaaatgagcgaggttgctcggctcgaaatgtaatgatttgagtccggttctctttgggtaatctcctatcccagtgggatggggataacatgagggtttagagcgatgccctaagacctctcgacgtaaataaaaatgagcgaggttgctcggctcgaaatgtaatgatttgagttcgattctctttgggtaatctcctatcccagtgggatgagggataacaagagggtttggaccaatgccctactaagacctctcgacataaataaaaatgagcggcgTTGCCTGGCTCAATATGAAACTCCTTGAGTGTTTGAGTTTTCTCCTATCCCGGTGGGATGAGGGAGAAAAGGTTCTGGCTCCTGGTTTTTCCCTGTTTGCTCCAAGAGAACTTACCCTCGCTACAGGATTATGCTGCTGCGCTTTAGTTACACTGCCATCTAGCTTGCCGAGTAGCCAGTTTGAGTTTTCCACTGTAGGTATTTAGCATAAGACGAAATCTCAGATCGATCTGCGGAGCAGAGTTGCGATCGTATTGCTGCCGAAAAATTTTCCAGACGCCGCTAGCATCGAATAAACTGCGTATCTCCTTCACCGTTTATTACACAGACTCACTGTTTATCTACACAGTAACAGCATAGCGTTTTCCTGAAATCATAGTTTAAGAAAACCACAAAGGTATTATCATACCTACGTACCGTATCCTAATAGGAAAAACTGCACACTTCACTCTTGGGTTATAAGCCATGCGTTAGACTTCCATAATGGCGGTAGGATAGGTACGTCGGCACGCTACCCTACCTAGTGGaagttttcatactttccccgGATGCATTATTGATAACGGTAGTttaccgtttatttattttgttgatttataaatcaacacaatCCGTCCGATGGAATTCGTATAACTGAAATGGTATTGGTAAGTTGGTACTTACAGCTTATTGTAGCAAGTAATCACATCTTGCGACTATCACATTACACCACACCATCCTTTGATTTGACCTCTACGCCAACTCTTGCTCCTCTTCTGCACgtggacataatatttcctctttccttttgaaaataaagacatctaacggaaaacccttaggaacaaacacagctaaaaaggagtgttataccgttaggaatgaacattgctaaaaaggaatattagttttgaaacacatctaacgaaaaccgttaggcacaaacattgctaaaaaggaatgttagttttaaaacacatctaacggaacacgccgtcaggtacgaacattgctaagaagaaaagttagcttaaaaacatatgtaacgaaaaaccgttagaaacaaacattgctaaaaagtaatgttacttttaagcacgtctaacggaataccgttaggtacaagtattactagagaagaaagataattattaaaatttcgctgagttagattgaatgcaatctacccccgaacggtaacaccgttgtaaaaataaattacactgcgaaataagtaatcacagtaatttttataatacaagttttcagccagtacataataatttagaagtacttacattatgatggtaatattttacctgaatcaCGTCACGACTAGTACCTGTGAGATGGGTCGCGAACTAGCGGTGTCTATAAAGTCGTGACATAAAATGAGGGCGCTTTTTTTCTTCATGTAGCAACCCTAtacaatttgaccaaatgagttTGATACTAGGGCAATTTAGTTAAGGGTAGATTTTTCTATCCTTAGATATCTTTTGACTgatgaataaacttgtcattttgacatattttccatactgaaactgtcaatgtgccaatcttattcttcagttaaaagttatccgacgattgaaaaatcagcccttaaccaATTTAGACGacgatattttgtttttgtttttatacagtaggtacctatgcttATGAGAGGTTTTACCAAGCATTTTTGTTGAATCAGCATAATAAAAAACGCATTATACATAGTTAATAAGGACATTTATTAATCACTTTCATCATCGGATTCCAAATTTTCGATGTTAAGAAAAGTTTCGTTGCCACTTTCATAAGTAGCGCTGTCATCATTCACATCATCATTTTCGCTGCTGTTATTATCGCCTAAGCAAATAACCAATTGTCTTGGTACAGGTCCATAAATATAATGGAAGGCTCATGAAGATTTGGTATTAGTTTTTCTTTAATCCACTTCGTGAAGTTATGCGCATTCATTTCTGAATGGTAGTCTTCCAAATTATTTCTGCCAGTGAATATGAGGAGGCAGTTTGGCACAAACCCCTTTTCGCTTCCAGCATGGACTATGATGTAACGCTTTCCTTTGAAAATGTCTTTTGTGATGCCTTTGATGTTTAGAGATTGCGAACATTTTGTGACCTGgtggaaaaataaatagattcttgttagtgaaaattttataaaattatacatctACACTCATATtattaagaagaaagatttcattgttgGTTTGTTTGGATGGGGGTTTAAGGGTGTATAAGAGGGAGGGGGAGAgtgcaattaaaattatttcatcattacaatctaaaaaaaactgcttaacataggctataatattatataggtTACCTTGTATGAAGAATGAATATAGCTCACATCAAACAAAAAACATGCAaaagatgaaaaatgttatttacctACCTCTTTTTGTACCgtgtaaaaaattatattttttggcgCAGAGCACAAATTAATATCCATTTCTTTCTTTGGTCGGCCTTGCCTGTGTTTCCCAGGAGTTCTAAATTTTCCATTATTCTGAAAACCTTCATTGACTATGCGCTTAACCGTACTCTCtgattttcctgaaaaaaaaaaagttcaaagttTAAAGGGATGGAAAGAATAACTACAAtacctaactaatattatttattgttaaagatttaccaacaagatatcatttcacatgcatttaaataataagagctaaatcataatcataaaaaaatatttcaacaaattattatttttgtagacGGACAACTTGATGTGAAAGTGATGTCATACAGTTATCAATGGCCAAAGCGAACGGGTAATATAGATATGAAgcaattaattcaaattcaaaattcgtaGAAAACTTGACTGAATTAATATATCAAAAGAAATGGTCGtactcaatgatattatataaaaacaaaagcagatatgttataagcgctcgcgctgtgaatactcaaatacgtcccaattgggacgtcttgtgtttagtcttcgtgtggcctgcgtcgtgcgcaatcgcgtgcgtaccacaccgtaagttcctgtgttcttaccaaaataaataaaaaatgccatcgtgtgtgtttcgaaagtgtaccaattatgactctaaagtaaacaaaatacaagggatctcttaccacatgtgattatgcaaaattatttagtatttatattttcaattatttatgcaaacaatcaagacgccatcgcgccatgcgccatgttcaagttaagaatgagaaagcgatcttgttttgacgttagagcgataaggatgcgtgcgctgcggacatagattagttagtgcagaatcgttaaaactatagctatctctttcatttgcgtgctatttcgtatcttttgtttcacttatcagttacatttgtcaatgtgtgcaatttggaatagctcggcacggattaaaatcgtaatttctatgaacgtaacatatctatagttctataatatcattggtcgTACTACAATATTACGTACTTACAATGAAAATTTAACCTAAAAATGTCCTATGTAAACAATGCCTGTTTTGGTCACCAAATCGCAAAATGCAGTAAATTTGTTACTTTAGGTAGATTATAAACAAGCAGTAACACGATTACGTACCCGTCAAAGATGCTGTTCGCCCATAAAACATCAAAATCCCACAAAATTTGACCAGCTTGGTACTCCGCGGAACATTGCtggaaaactttaaaaatcactttccgCGTGGCACTCCAATTTACTTTACTCATTGTTTATACTTTTCTTCGTAGCTGAGTAATAATTTACAGGACATTagtcaaacaataaaaaacacaaaatgaaaATCGTTCCACAACTCAGGGTTGCCAGATATCAGCTAACTCAATTCGCCTAATTTTTCCTACCGAGTAGCCTAAATCgcctaatattttttgtttcttaaagTAGCCTAATTCGCCTAATTTTTTGAGCTAAGTATACAAAAATTGCTTATACAAATACATATCAAATCGACACAtcaatgacaaacagctgtttatctctttctaactcaCCCATGGTGACGTATGAAAAAAgagatagataatgtttggtcagtactattagaggccggtcgatctattctcataaataaaacactggatactcaactttcacagtatattgccttattttagatacaattcatcacttagcacaaaagcgcgcggagtcgtctccgcgcgtccctctattctgacgtttgattctcgcgtgacattgacaatacgtcaatgtcactatgacagcagctcattggctataacgataccgctattttaacgttttatatttttcacaattaacagttcGGCCATCCTACATTTCCTTCGCCCTCGAAGGTCTACTCTACTCATAGCACACTTGACGCCTCGTATTGGGATCCAGCTGTGCACCTTGCTAGGTCCACTCTGCCATCTCCACCACCATTCGCACCCCACGCTGGCCGTGAACGCGCTCGTAGGCGCCCACAACGTGCCCTGGCTCACGCGCGCCCTGCTGCACCACCACGCGCGGCACCTGCTGGACTCCTGCTGCTCGTGATGCGCCGACTCGCCCGGCTGCACCGCCTGCCCGCGCACTCGCTGGCGCGCGACCTGCTGCGCGCCGAGCGCGAGCCGTTGCCGCTGCTGGCGCTGGCCGCGCTAttgctgcccgaagcgcgcgCGCTGTGCGCttgctgcccgaagcgcccgCGCTGAACGCGCTGCTGCGCGAAGCACcagcgctgaccgcgctgctgcccgaagcgcgcgcgcagaacgcgctgctgcccgaagcgctcgCGCTGAACGCGCTGCTGCGCGAAGCACcagcgctgaccgcgctgctgcctgGAGCGCCCGCGCTGAACGCGCTGCTGCGCGAAGCACCAGCGCTAACCGCGCCAGACATAGTTCATGATGTCACACAGACATCCCACACAGCTTGTCATGACATGTCTCACATAGCTTGTCATAACATGTTACACACAGCTGGTGGCACCCGGTGGACACGCGGCAGGAGCAGCCGCATGCCGACCGCGCCGCGCGCCACGCCGCCCTGCACCGAGCTGGCTGTCGCGCCGCTGCGGCCCGCCGCGCTCGAGCCACCACCGCCGCCCACGCGCGGGCACCGGCAGCTGGCGCCGCTAGGCGCGCTGCACTCCACGCACCTTTGCACGCTGACTACTTTCGGCTCTGCTGACACAAGAAATCATCATACAGTACATCTATACACCATCATACAGTACATCTAATGTCATCATCCTAAATGATTTATGGGATTAGTTAGGGTTCTTTGaacattttcactttaaacCAACACAGATTAGGCCATTCCACATAGCTTGTCATGTCATGCCACATGTTCTCCTCACACAGATATCAGGACATCTCACGCAGAATGACAATGTCCGCCCAGCTTCATGACAATGTCCACTGGTGTATGATCAACAAGTACAtcatatacattattattattattttcaaaccattcccataaccacaacattatcaaaatattaagatgaataacacaactacataaatcaTCACTGACAACAAAACAATGCAAGTGAAACATATTGATGCTTAACATTGTGTTTGGGTGAACACCAAGTTGCTCCACAcacaaatgcaactttatcaaaataaacttcttGTTATTATCTTAGGTAACAGCACAATTGCAAATACTTCAATGAAGTTACCATCCTCAAAGCATTCACAAGAAATACCCAAGtactttaaataactttttgcttAAGGCTGCTAACGGCACTTGGGAAGTTCTAAAGTCTAGCAGTAGACTGTAgccaattaattattaaaatctgttcacactcaagttaattgtatgcaatttcatgccaatgacaagaataagcacagttaaacaaccaagccgcagtggcactgctagtctcagcccaacccttgcaataaaacattaattcaactcaccaaatatcacagctgattccttttgtattgcattttcactcaccaaatatcacagctgatgccttttgtattgcattaccTTCTGTCCAACTCCAAATCACTTATGTGGAGTACCCTTGCTCAGTGTTAAGCTTCACTCTGGTATTGTGCTTGACTGATTTGCTCACCACAGGGCCAACCCGCAGACAGATAGGTCACCATATCTAAAACTCAagtcaaatctaaaaatatgcacacacaacatgctacaaccagtaacctttttaataaacagctaataaataacctcaagattaaaatcattttcaccatgtgggaagaataaccaacaataATGGCTGACACACGAGAATACTCTTTAAGTTAAATGTAACACAttctataactttttttttttttaattataataattggataaattttaatcacccacactaattttcaattttagtgaTACAACCCAAATCACTACTGGCAgcagaaattaattgataagttggaaatgttcaatattaacattatctttactcaaaatatagcatcatgtaacataataataattatgtttcacaATAATTGAAGTATCAATCACTATAAGAGTACCAAAAATACACTACATGTTCAACGGCATAACtggctgctttacttaatttcaatttacaaattaagcTAATTAATAGATTTTATCTCATCTTATAGTGCTcaacatcaagaaagaaacatcatgATACTAAAACTGGTTCACAACACAGACCTTAGCTTcaatttacttgaataaaactaattattaattcttctccaaaataatgccaagaggttactcgggcatgatcaccaaacttatttaatttatctgatcatattctatctattctttgTAGATTTTAAATCTCAACAGGTTATTCTTCGCAGAATGTAAACATGAACAAATTAACACCgttcaatttaatttgatttactaaaatagtttattaggcaTTGCAATTAAAGTGAGCACATACCATAGCTTTCACACACATTCCTGGCATTATCAGTAAAGACTGACAATACCTATAACATTTGATGCTTCATTCACTTCCATGCATTATTTTGCTCAAAAAGgaaatgtgttaatattgttgttgttggaataatcgataataataataaatcgtacctgctctggggccatcgttagtcaaattgttcaccacttacgtgaccacaagccaagttacggagggagtatcttcataatttgcgtccatcatttctcgtacttaaatacttttctgcatcTCACACCACACAGTTGTCAGCGTGGTTTCCTTGACATTCTCTCTTCATCATTTTCCATTATAATCATAGGATCGTGGGCGTTTTGTGTTAATATTCGTGACAAATCACACGAAACATTGGTCacctggaacactttgaaatcacgttactatcataggtttcagatctcacttctgaactattagaggccggtcgatctattctcataaataaaacactggatactcaactttcacagtatattgccttattttagatacaattcatcacttagcacaaaagcgcgcggagtcgtctccgcgcgtccctctattctgacgtttgattctcgcgtgacattgacaatacgtcaatgtcactatgacagcagctcattggctataacgataccgctattttaacgttttatatttttcacaattaacagtacctactcattctggcaacattttcatatGACGtcactacctgacttgtgccgagtacaTACAAGATAGAAAACAGCatggcaatcagctgacaactacacacacacacacacaggcgcacgcgcacacacacacacacacctgtcagctgattgcctatattgcggccatgttgctTTCTTAAATCGTATGTGCGCGTAATGTATGTACTGagcacgtttattttaaagttacgccaagtccattaGATGAGatacctatcctactaatattataaacgcgaaagtgtGTATGGATGTTAAcatttttgttactctttcacgcataaactactgaacggattttgatgaaactttacaatatcatttttataacccagaataacataatataggctataatttatgacgatctgtgacaaactaaatttcacgaggGTGAAGCTgctggcaaaagctagtatcttATTATATCTATACTTGTACGCAATAGCTCTATCTCACTCTTACAAAGAGTGACCGAATGGAAAGAACGGTGGATGTCTCAGATTAAGTGTTAGGTGGATGTGCATATTACGTTTCGTTACTTTTGTTATATGAAAAATTTCTTTTTCCAAGGTAATCCTGAAATAGCCTAAATAGCCCGATCTTTTTTTCTAGGTAGCCTAAATGGCTACCGGTAGCCGTTTGCATTTTTTGGTCGCCATTTGACCCCCGAAGGTAGCCTAAATGGCGATAATTCGCCTAATCTGGCACCACTGCCACAACTTGTTCTCGATGACAGCTGATGTACATATGTTTGGTGATCTTTGGTGTTGCCAGACACATGAATAATGTTAGTTCCTCAAACATTCATGTCACGACTTTATAGACAGACTGTACGACCGTCTCGAACGGGAACTAAAACaccaatggcgagaatatcgaaacctagtttcgagctaccgttggtggcgctagtgtcgctaattgaggcgtgcttaggtcaaaactagtactcaaacaggaaaagacagacactactctcattataaaggcttcgaataacggtacagtactgtttaatatACCTTGTACCTATGGCATCACTAGTGACAGACTGATGACATTTCCATTCTGACAGCGACATacagataaaaaaaatgaaatggcTTTTGTTGTCGTGTAAACtcgtgttttaattttgtgcgagataaaattacaatgaattgaTAAATACTATTATAATAACTGTGCAATAATCTAAATTATTAATACTGATGGATGCCGATTTATTGATAGATAGCAAGGAATATCTCTACGGTaactatttaaatgtatttaaagCCTAGCCAAATCCGGCTAATTCATGAAAACAATGGTGTTCTTTGCTTTGGTACATGTTGATGACCTTTTGTTTGAACATATCCTTGAATACTTTCTGTTTACTAATAGGTATATGCGTAGACTAGAATTATCTGCGTATTAATATCTATCTAATCAAAGTTCACAAGCCTTCTATCTTCCTTGTTGGACTTGTGATTAAAATAGTAATGCATATTCCGATTCATTCCGATAAATCAACTAAATTGTCTAATTAATTATAGACGAAAACCTATTATACTTGAAAGCAAatgcctgccttgttatgcattaaaaaaatttACCTACCATGCATGCAACTGATTCTTAATCCAACCActgattgttattattatttgtttatgaATGTGCTTATGTTTAGCTTAATGTTTTCTACAAAAATTCACGATACCTTTCTGAAGGAATTCTATTTATACTGTCTCATCTTGGTATTACCATGTAATGTTTCAATTGTATTCCAGGTGATGATTTCCTAGATGAGCTAACAAAGGAGTACCAATGGTCATCCCTCCTCGATGCAGCTGATGCGTCGCCCAGTGAGATACTAGCCGATGCAGCACCAATCTTGGTGCCTCCAATATCTCCTATACTTAGCGTGAAGTCATGCCCTAACAGCAGTAGCTCGGAGTCTGGCAGTGAAGATGATTACAAAAAGTATTATTCTTATTCTCAAATTCCCATTTTTAGactcattttataataatttttttgccaTTTGTTGTGAAGCAGTTCTGAGACTGCCCTTTGACTTCTCAGATTTTTATCAACTGTTGTTTTTCAAATTATGTTATATGATTCTTATTGAATTATTTCTTTAGCGGGTCCAGTTGTACCTCAGCCAGACAATCTTCACAATCCCCATGTGATTGGCTGTCCACATTGGAAGATGAACCCTCAAATAGCCTTAAATTAGAAGATGTTGAACTATTTTTGCAGAAATCTGGTAAGAATTTTATTAATGTcaaatgtttaatatttttctctCACTAATTATTAGTAGTTTATTAACTGAACTGTTATTTTAGTATCACCTGAACAACCACCAGCCAACAATGTTGTGACCAATATACCACCTCCTGAAAGACATGGCCCAGTAATGGCCATAGAAAATGGTGTTATAAAGGTATGTCTTTGCTTTATCATTTGAACCATGAAAGTTCTAGTATCAAaaaatgtaagcaataatttgtTTAACTTTACAGGGTGTTAAAACAGAAATTGATGATTGTGATATGAAACCAATCCAaggtaatttattgaataaacacttaaatttaTGTATCCTCTATCTATCATCAATATAACTTAacctgatttatttatttcaggaaaTAATTACATACAAAATGGTTATTTCAAAGTAGTTAATGAAAATGTTACAATAAACAATCATGTGAAAGAAGACAAACATAATGTATTAAATGAACAAATTAAATTGGTTGTGGAGCAAAAGAAAATTCCTGCTATACTTAAAAGATCCAATATATTGGTTAAATCCAAGCCGTCAGCTGTTGTGATACCTGCTGAAAGTACAAAGGGTGGGAAAATTGCCATATCTCCGTTACCAATGGCCAATTTTAATGGTGTTAATAATAGCAATGGGTATAAGGTTCaggtaaataatatatttctctaatctagtaaaatattataatgtattttcctTATTGTAACTGATAACATTGATACTGACCTCTAGTAAATACTTGATATTTACCCAGTTGTTTATATTTCAGTTGTCACCTCCAAGAAATGGTGTGGTCTTGAGTCCAAAGCCAGTTGTGACAAACAATGTGGCCCAAACTACAGCCGTTTTACAAAACACGATGGTGCCTTCTCCTGAGGCTGAGGTGCCAAGTAGCCCACCTCCTATAGATATGTCACATTTAAGCGAAGCTGAAATAAGAGCTATCAAGAAACAGCAAAGAATGATAAAGAACAGGTAAGACCAGAGGTCAAAAAGTACAAACTACTTACAAAGACTGTTTTTTTTACTGACTGCATATTCTCTTTGGGACTTCTTTCTGAATAAATTATAGTCTCATTTAATAGACGATACGTTTTTAATCAtagttttcatataaaaaaaaattataatctaataaagagcacttttacacataCCAAAATGCCttgaatttgtattttcttgGGTGCGTTACTAGCCTTTATGGAAAAACGATTGCTTATCATGTGATATTCATTCACAGAGAATCTGCATGTCAATCGCGTCAAAAGAAAAAGGAATACGTTACAGCTTTAGAACAGCAACTGTTGGAAGCGCATCAAGAGATCGCCAGGTTGCGACTTGAAAACAAGCTATTGAGAGACCAATTGGATACCAATGGCAATGGGAGGAGCCGAAAGGTTTGAACACCCTCTAATTTAGGCATAAAACGAATATTCATAGCATTCCTTCGTATTCGCGAATATtcacgattttttttttatatttacactCGTATTTCATCTTATTGGAAATCATTATTCGCAAGTGATACATGTGtcgatgtaatttaattaatttttttttcagataccTAGAGTGGACGCGTCAATTTTGTTACCCAAAAAGAATATTGCTGTTATCTTCGCAATGGTGTTCATGGTGTCATTGAATTTCAATGTCATAGGGTAAGTAGGTGTATCGTCAATTTCATGTTTGCGTAATGTGTAACACAATATAAATGCTAATGTAATATTGTTTATTCAGGTGGAACACGAAGCCGTTTGTCGGCCGGCCTGCGTCGGAGCCGCATAATTCAAGGCATTTACTTTGGACGGATACCGCAGATGTCAATGTGAGCTTaggtaaatacaattttattgttagttAACTGCTGCCTACATATTTACCAATGTCGTTAAAAGAAAATTAGGTATTGAATATTTGAATACTCGCATAAAACTCAAGAATCCCATTAACTAACcctgattattattttaaaacatggttattgttattgtaaagaaataaaactaGTATGCAAATTACAATGAATAGTTTTTTTGAATTTATGGTCAATTGTTAACCTATCTGTATAGTAAATGGAATGTAAATCTTTATCTTCACAGATGGAGACCAGAATGCCACTTTCGGAATAGACTGTCAAAATTCAACCATAGCGGCTACCGATTTCTCGAATATCAACCATACAGAGAGCATACGGATAGCAGGCGAGCTTAACCGCTGGATCGGTGGCGGAAAGACCCTGAACTGGACCAATGATGCGGCACGGTCTAAACGCAGAGTTTATCTAAATAGGGAAAAAATCAatggtaattaaataaaaacggctTTTTTGCGATACCTTTATCACCTACTTCAGTTCATAATGAGTCATGCTAAAATATCGCTATGTGCCGCGTCTCTACTCATGTGTACTAAATACTAACGAATATTGTCTTTTCTAGGTGGATTTCTGGAAACATACAAATTGTTCAATAAGTTGAATGAAGACAATCTTGTCGAGTTCCCCAGTACAAAAGGACAAGCTAAAAATATGCGTGAAAAATCCCGCCTTCGTAGGTTAAGACGAAACAAAGAGTTAGACTTTGATGAAAGTGCTGTGATAGATTACGAAACTCTTTACAAACCTAGAAGGAAGTCGGTAGATGACTTCAATATTGATGAATGGACTGATTTGCTTCAAGCCCTGCAACGGAGGGATGACACGTTTTATGTGGTGGGGGTGGGTAAAGGAGAGCATTTGTTACTGCCAGCCGTTTCGCATAATGTCACGAGGCCCCCAAGAATGGCCCTGATTCTTCCAGCAAGGACTGGCAATGG is from Ostrinia nubilalis chromosome 2, ilOstNubi1.1, whole genome shotgun sequence and encodes:
- the LOC135080526 gene encoding cyclic AMP-dependent transcription factor ATF-6 alpha, with the protein product MDADLLIDSKEYLYGDDFLDELTKEYQWSSLLDAADASPSEILADAAPILVPPISPILSVKSCPNSSSSESGSEDDYKNGSSCTSARQSSQSPCDWLSTLEDEPSNSLKLEDVELFLQKSVSPEQPPANNVVTNIPPPERHGPVMAIENGVIKGVKTEIDDCDMKPIQGNNYIQNGYFKVVNENVTINNHVKEDKHNVLNEQIKLVVEQKKIPAILKRSNILVKSKPSAVVIPAESTKGGKIAISPLPMANFNGVNNSNGYKVQLSPPRNGVVLSPKPVVTNNVAQTTAVLQNTMVPSPEAEVPSSPPPIDMSHLSEAEIRAIKKQQRMIKNRESACQSRQKKKEYVTALEQQLLEAHQEIARLRLENKLLRDQLDTNGNGRSRKIPRVDASILLPKKNIAVIFAMVFMVSLNFNVIGWNTKPFVGRPASEPHNSRHLLWTDTADVNVSLDGDQNATFGIDCQNSTIAATDFSNINHTESIRIAGELNRWIGGGKTLNWTNDAARSKRRVYLNREKINGGFLETYKLFNKLNEDNLVEFPSTKGQAKNMREKSRLRRLRRNKELDFDESAVIDYETLYKPRRKSVDDFNIDEWTDLLQALQRRDDTFYVVGVGKGEHLLLPAVSHNVTRPPRMALILPARTGNDSLMADHVTLMQIDCSVVNTTLVKLKSNALPGSLRKKADVKPSLDAQENTRNEVKKGINDSFDVNLMDSLKNSSDNLSKFPVIVKKQYAPKENALPKDDTFSQYLFSKYEESKKENTNTIKHTKRKVSNETMRIKNVTNRPVELNTKID